Below is a window of Candidatus Nanosynbacter sp. HMT-352 DNA.
GTGGCGTTTGATGGCGATAAGCGGATTTACTTTGTAGCGGAAACGAAAGGCTCGGATGATATTAACGATAATCACTTGAGCGTCAATGAACGAGGTAAAATTACTGCGGCCCGCCAGCATTTTGCAGAAATTAATGTACCATATGCGGCGCCGGTGCGGAGTTTGCGGCAGGCGTTGACTATGGTCGGAGATGGTAATTGTGACACCTGATACACACGCAAATTATTATGTTCGCCCGTTGTTGGCTACTGGGTGCTTACAAATGCTTTTGGAGCGGAGTAAAGATGCTAAGGAGAATGCATGAACAAACCAAACAAAACCATCATCATCGCTCGTGCCATCATCCGCATCGGTGATGCTGCCAGGAATGTCAATGATTATAGTTTGCTGGGCGCGCTGCATGAGATGGTGGAGCAATTGTCGCAGCATGGCGTTAAAGACACTGACGTTGATATGGATTTGCTGCTGGAATATGTCGAGGCAGCGGATGGTTGCGATTATTGTCGAGCGGGCGACGGTAAGCCGAGTGTCGAGGAATTGACAACAAAAATCAATCAGCAGCTGGCGCGCCGCGGTCAGGCGCAGGTGGAAGCGAGTGATCAGTCAGTATTGAAATTTGAGCCGCTGGTTCATTTGGTGACGGCGGCGTATGCCAAGAATGAAGATGGTGTAACGTCGGGCTTGTCGATAGTCCTGGTCGTCAATCAGGACGGTTCAGTGGGTCTGCCGCGCGATCATTTTCTGAATGCGGAGCTGCTGGATTATTTTGATGAAAATCACCCGGTTAATTGGCGTTCAGCCGAGCGTGACTTGCCGTCAAAGCTGCATGGTTATCATTTGGTAGCAGGTTCAGTGGAAGTACAGGAGATTTTGCCGCGGGAGCTGGAGGTGATATCGTTTTAAGGGTAATGATTATTGAATTATGAAAATCTCCGTCCATCTCAAACCCAACTCTCGCCACCGCGAAGAAGTCGTCCCGAACGATGATGGTTCGCTGACAATCTACACCAAGGCGTCAGCCATTGAGGGGCGAGCGAATCTAGCGGCAGGAAAGTTGTTGGCAAAATATTTTGGTGTGGCACCTTCACGGGTAAAATTACTACGCGGTGCAACCTCGAAATACAAGGTGTTTAACATTGATCAGTCGGACTAATTCAACCGTTGTATCGTCACAAATGAATACCCCTGCTGCTTCAGTGAGCTGAGGATGCACGGCACGGCATTGACGGAAGTTTGGTGTATGTCGTGCATCAAGATGACGGCTCCAGGGCGAGCGCCAGCGACGGCACGTGAACAGACAATCTGGCTATTGCGATCAGCCCAATCCCGCGTGTCGACCGACCACAAGATTGATGACATATTCCGCAGGCGAAGCTGTTCCAGGACAACGCCGTTGACCGCGCCGTAAGGTGGTCGTAAGATGCTCGGCTTGACACCAGTGGCTTGCCTGATGGCCTCGTTAGTACGGTCGATTTCGCCAGCAATTTGGTCAACTGATAGCTTAGGTAGTTCCGGATGTGACCACGAGTGATTGCCCAGTTGATGACCACGCGCCTGTATACTACGTACGACGCTAGCTTGCCCAGAAACTTTGCTACCAATCAAGAAAAATGTCGCTTTCGCACCATACTGATCCAAGATGTCCAGTAGGTGCGCGGTGTATGGACCTGGTCCATCATCAAACGTCAAGGCAATCACTTTATTGCCAGTGGTTGGTGCAGGTGTTGGCGCAGCGGGTGCTGGTGCTGGTTCTGGCTTTGGCTCGGGTGGCTTGGGAATATTGGCTAGTTTCCGAGCTGTTGGGTTTTGCAGATATTTAGAGACGGAGGAAATTGGCACGGTAATTGTCAATTCGCCGTAAGATGATGGTAGTAGCGACGCCTGACCGAGTGGCCAAGCCAATGAATTGCCGTTATTAGTGATGATGAAATTAGATAAAGCTTCTTTATTTATGATTTCGTTCAGGTCAATTTCTGGCTGCTGACGTTGTTTGATGGTCTGAGAAATGCTATTTTTGGCAGCGGATATGATTGCTTCGGCGGCTTCATCGGACTGTTCTGTAAAATCAGCCAAGCCGACAACTTCGCCAGATTTTTTGTCGAAAGTCCAAAATTGCGTCATTGATGCTGGATGTGCGCCGTTCATATCCTGCTTAATATTGACGATAATCGACAGCGCTTCTGAAGTGTTGTGCATGACTTGATAGCTAATTGTTTCGGTCATTGGCTTATCAAAAACTGTCGCCAGTAAAACCGTATTTTGAAAATCGCGATCAATTTTATCAATCGACTCGCTAATTAAGCGATTAATTTTTTCATTTTCCGTGATCGGATATTCAATTGAAACTTTTTCCCGTTTGTTATCTCTGGTGACAAATTTTGAGCGAATGCCAGAATATTTCGAGTCGGCAAAATAATACTTTTCGTCAGATGGCGCAGTCGTTTGTCGCGAGTGTGATTGATTGAGGAAATATATCCCAAATAGCCCTGCCGAAAATAGCAATATCAAAAACGGTATGATAATAAATAGTTTTTTCGATTTTGGTTTTGCTTTTTTTCTCTGAATGCGCATATTATAAGTATAGCACTAGTATTTTGGTTTTGTTATTATTGATAATAAGTAGAGACTAGCTTGATCAAAAATTACAACAGAGAGGAATTTACGGAGTGGAACTTGAGCCAATTATAAAAGTCGATAAACTCGTTAAGACTTATGATGGAAATAACGTGGTTGACGGCGTATCGTTTGAAGTTAAAAAGGGCGAGATATTTGGGATTCTTGGTCCTAACGGCGCGGGCAAAACAACAACATTGGAAATGCTGGAAGCGCTCAGACCAATTGATGGCGGCGTGGCTACAATTGATGGCATAGATGTCGCTAAGAAACCTAAGGATATTAAGAATATAATTGGTATTCAACTTCAGTCGACGGCTTTTTATGATAAGCTGACTTTGCGTGAACAATTGAAAATGTTTGGTAGTTTATATGGTCGAACAGTTGATACTGAGGCGCTGCTCGCTAAGGTCCAATTGACGGAAAAGGCTAAGAATTACGTCGAGCAACTTTCTGGTGGTCAAAAACAGCGTTTTGCGATTGCTTCGACATTGGTGAATAATCCAAAAGTGTTGTTTCTGGACGAGCCGACTACGGGGCTTGATCCGCAGGCGCGTAGAAATTTGTGGGATTTAATTAAGGAAATTCGCGACGAGGGAATTACGATTCTTTTGACGACGCATTATATGGACGAGGCGGAATTATTATGTGACCGTCTGGCAATTATGGATAGCGGTAAGATTATCACAATTGATACGCCACACAATCTCATTCAGCAATTATTGGCGCGTGGTTTTAAGAAGGAACAAGTTGTCGAGCAAGCCAACTTAGAGGACGTGTTTATTGATTTAACAGGAAAGGCAATTCGGGATTAATATGAAAAAATATTGGATTGGAATATTCGGGCAAGTTCGCGCTCAGCAAAAGCGTTTCGTCCGAGATAAAATGGCGCTATTTTTCACTTTCCTTTTTCCGCTGATTTTTCTATTAGTGTTCGGGTCGGTTTTTAGTAATGATTCGACCAGTTTTAATATTGCAATCGTTAATAATTCACAGACGGAATTTGCCAAAAGTTTTGTTAAAAATGCCAAAGAAAAT
It encodes the following:
- a CDS encoding ABC transporter ATP-binding protein; translation: MELEPIIKVDKLVKTYDGNNVVDGVSFEVKKGEIFGILGPNGAGKTTTLEMLEALRPIDGGVATIDGIDVAKKPKDIKNIIGIQLQSTAFYDKLTLREQLKMFGSLYGRTVDTEALLAKVQLTEKAKNYVEQLSGGQKQRFAIASTLVNNPKVLFLDEPTTGLDPQARRNLWDLIKEIRDEGITILLTTHYMDEAELLCDRLAIMDSGKIITIDTPHNLIQQLLARGFKKEQVVEQANLEDVFIDLTGKAIRD
- a CDS encoding polysaccharide deacetylase family protein, encoding MRIQRKKAKPKSKKLFIIIPFLILLFSAGLFGIYFLNQSHSRQTTAPSDEKYYFADSKYSGIRSKFVTRDNKREKVSIEYPITENEKINRLISESIDKIDRDFQNTVLLATVFDKPMTETISYQVMHNTSEALSIIVNIKQDMNGAHPASMTQFWTFDKKSGEVVGLADFTEQSDEAAEAIISAAKNSISQTIKQRQQPEIDLNEIINKEALSNFIITNNGNSLAWPLGQASLLPSSYGELTITVPISSVSKYLQNPTARKLANIPKPPEPKPEPAPAPAAPTPAPTTGNKVIALTFDDGPGPYTAHLLDILDQYGAKATFFLIGSKVSGQASVVRSIQARGHQLGNHSWSHPELPKLSVDQIAGEIDRTNEAIRQATGVKPSILRPPYGAVNGVVLEQLRLRNMSSILWSVDTRDWADRNSQIVCSRAVAGARPGAVILMHDIHQTSVNAVPCILSSLKQQGYSFVTIQRLN
- a CDS encoding DUF167 domain-containing protein; amino-acid sequence: MKISVHLKPNSRHREEVVPNDDGSLTIYTKASAIEGRANLAAGKLLAKYFGVAPSRVKLLRGATSKYKVFNIDQSD